In Humulus lupulus chromosome 7, drHumLupu1.1, whole genome shotgun sequence, the following are encoded in one genomic region:
- the LOC133791502 gene encoding uncharacterized protein LOC133791502: MEEFWNDAYENARIYKDKTKKYHDQMILKREFMPGQQVLLFNSRLRLFPGKLKSRWSGPFVITKVSPFGSVELRNNDGSLFQVNGQRLKHYFGEIHKKVETMYLQDSN; this comes from the coding sequence ATGGAGGAGTTCtggaatgatgcatatgaaaaTGCTCGTATTTACAAGGACAAGACAAAGAAATATCATGATCAAATGATATTAAAGCGAGAATTTATGCCGGGACAGCAAGTTTTACTTTTCAATTCTCGTTTGAGGTTATTTCCCGGCAAGCTAAAGTCAAGATGGTCTGGTCCGTTTGTTATCACCAAAGTTTCTCCTTTTGGTTCTGTGGAATTAAGAAATAATGACGGTTCGCTTTTTCAAGTGAATGGACAAAGGTTGAAACATTATTTTGGTGAAATTCACAAGAAGGTGGAGACGATGTATCTCCAAGACAGCAACTGA
- the LOC133790971 gene encoding REF/SRPP-like protein At3g05500: MAQQDSNLQQQLLEKDEEQRLKYLEFVQIATIHAVVCFSNLYGYAKDKSGPLKPGVETVEGTVKNVVAPVYNKFHDVPIGLLKFVDRKVDESVTELDRRVPPTIKQVSSQAMSAAQKAPVVARAVATEVQRARVVDTASGVAKSVYAKCEPRAKELYAKYEPKAEQCAVSAWRKLNQLPLFPKVADVMVPTAAYCSEKYNQTVLSTADKGYKVSSYLPLVPVERIAKVFGEQGSESVPLASSHGEIDVAVN, encoded by the exons ATGGCTCAACAAGATTCCAATTTGCAGCAACAATTGTTG GAGAAGGATGAGGAACAAAGGCTCAAGTACCTTGAGTTTGTCCAAATAGCGACCATTCACGCAGTGGTTTGCTTCTCAAACCTTTACGGCTACGCTAAGGACAAGTCTGGTCCTTTAAAGCCTGGGGTTGAGACCGTCGAGGGCACTGTCAAGAACGTTGTTGCTCCTGTTTATAATAAGTTCCATGACGTTCCTATTGGGCTACTCAAATTCGTTGATCGCAAG GTTGATGAATCTGTGACTGAGCTGGATCGCCGTGTGCCACCAACAATCAAGCAAGTCTCTTCCCAAGCCATGTCTGCGGCTCAGAAGGCCCCAGTGGTGGCCAGAGCCGTTGCCACCGAGGTTCAACGCGCTAGAGTGGTGGACACTGCCTCGGGAGTTGCTAAATCAGTGTATGCAAAGTGCGAGCCAAGGGCCAAGGAGTTGTACGCCAAATACGAGCCAAAGGCTGAGCAGTGTGCCGTCTCTGCTTGGCGCAAGCTCAACCAACTTCCTCTGTTCCCTAAAGTGGCTGATGTTATGGTGCCCACTGCAGCTTATTGCTCTGAGAAGTACAACCAAACGGTGCTTTCTACAGCAGACAAAGGGTACAAGGTTTCCTCCTACTTGCCTTTGGTTCCAGTTGAGAGGATTGCTAAGGTTTTTGGGGAGCAGGGTTCTGAATCAGTGCCATTGGCTTCCAGCCATGGTGAAATTGATGTTGCTGTTAATTAA
- the LOC133791503 gene encoding uncharacterized protein LOC133791503 — MPSSFIGGPTDMRKRYMEATTLVKLYGKPDIFLTMTCNPNWPEITNELFQHEEPQNRPDLVARVFHSKLEELKDQLFKKKIFGQVSAYVYVIEHQKRGLPHAHFLIILQRDWKLYTPESFDEIVSTDIPDKNTNIHLHNAVVKHMMHGPCGFLNPSNVFMKRNGCCKSNYPKKYAPNTNVESDCFPFYKRSDNGVNVRVRGKNLDNRSVVPYNPYLLATFDCHINVEIFSTIKAVKCLYKYIDKGHDHVAFNLISEQNNHQVDEIQEF, encoded by the coding sequence ATGCCCTCTTCATTTATTGGTGGTCCAACAGACATGCGAAAAAGATATATGGAAGCAACGACTTTAGTAAAACTTTATGGAAAACCAGACATTTTCTTAACAATGACTTGCAATCCAAATTGGCCAGAAATTACAAATGAACTATTCCAACATGAAGAACCTCAAAATAGACCTGATTTGGTTGCCCGAGTTTTCCATTCGAAATTAGAAGAATTGAAAGACCAATTGTTTAAGAAGAAAATATTTGGTCAAGTCTCAGCGTATGTCTATGTCATAGAGCACCAAAAAAGAGGTCTTCCACATGCACACTTTTTAATTATCTTACAAAGGGATTGGAAATTATATACACCGGAATCTTTCGATGAAATTGTTTCAACAGATATACCAGATAAAAATACAAACATACATTTACATAATGCGGTAGTGAAGCATATGATGCATGGACCATGTGGATTCTTGAACCCATCCAATGTTTTCATGAAAAGAAATGGTTGTTGCAAAAGTAATTATCCAAAGAAATATGCACCAAATACAAATGTAGAAAGCGATTGCTTCCCCTTTTATAAGCGTTCAGACAATGGGGTAAACGTGAGAGTAAGAGGAAAGAATTTAGACAATCGTTCGGTCGTTCCATATAATCCATATCTACTTGCAACATTTGATTGTCACATTAATGTTGAGATTTTCTCAACAATAAAAGCAGTCAAATGTCTTTACAAGTACATTGACAAAGGTCATGATCATGTTGCTTTCAACTTGATTTCTGAACAAAATAATCATCAAGTTGATGAAATCCAAGAATTCTAA